A DNA window from Hydractinia symbiolongicarpus strain clone_291-10 chromosome 6, HSymV2.1, whole genome shotgun sequence contains the following coding sequences:
- the LOC130647361 gene encoding 2-aminoethylphosphonate dioxygenase-like isoform X1: MPEMKFLYRFFLLKETALPPAVMALARRGFLLAKGYIKEISHGNRISSVSRCFSSATTAQQPYQRRELERHEVDMFDRDGFLVLTDFLNSSEKSRIVEWGDEIQGWPETAGKWFSYYETINGKKTLCRTENFFPYHDGMRTLIETRLVNAISDLFNEPACLFKEKVNYKLPNGGAFPPHQDAPAYVTFNQRLHITAMIAIDPMTIENGCLDVVAGRHKEGVIPQDESGNIQPSLVEKMTWQPIECDAGTVMFFNAFAPHRSDKNKTDKARRIFYLTFNAVADGGYKRDAYYTDKRVMFPPEIERVPGRDYSEGAKVYNLATPITNKKTT, encoded by the exons cctTACCACCAGCAGTTATGGCGCTAGCTAGAAGGGGATTTCTCCTTGCAAAAG gaTACATCAAAGaaatctcacatggaaatcgaATTAGCAGCGTGAGTAGATGCTTCTCATCAG CCACAACTGCACAACAGCCTTACCAACGACGAGAGCTAGAGCGTCATGAGGTGGACATGTTCGATCGAGATGGCTTCCTAGTCTTAACAGATTTTCTAAATTCATCAGAAAAATCTCGCATAGTGGAGTGGGGAGACGAGATCCAAGGCTGGCCAGAAACTGCTGGTAAATGGTTTTCATATTATGAAACAATCAATGGCAAAAAGACGTTGTGTCGCACCGAGAACTTTTTTCCTTATCACGACGGAATGAGAACATTAATAGAAACCCGTCTGGTCAATGCTATCTCTGACTTATTCAATGAACCGGCTTGTCTGTTCAAGGAGAAAGTTAACTACAAACTCCCAAACGGTGGGGCGTTTCCTCCTCATCAAGATGCTCCGGCTTACGTTACTTTTAATCAACGCCTACATATAACAGCTATGATTGCAATCGACCCCATGACAATAGAAAACGGATGTCTAGATGTAGTTGCTGGTCGTCACAAGGAAGGAGTTATCCCACAAGATGAAAGTGGCAACATTCAACCCAGTCTTGTGGAAAAGATGACATGGCAGCCCATTGAGTGTGATGCAGGAACGGTGATGTTTTTTAATGCTTTCGCGCCTCATAGatcagataaaaataaaacagataAAGCACGCCGCATAttttatcttacatttaatGCTGTTGCTGATGGAGGATACAAGAGAGATGCTTATTACACAGACAAAAGGGTCATGTTCCCTCCAGAGATTGAAAGGGTCCCGGGTAGAGATTATTCAGAGGGTGCAAAGGTATACAATTTAGCCACACCCATAACGAACAAGAAAACAACGTAA
- the LOC130647361 gene encoding 2-aminoethylphosphonate dioxygenase-like isoform X3 translates to MALARRGFLLAKGYIKEISHGNRISSVSRCFSSATTAQQPYQRRELERHEVDMFDRDGFLVLTDFLNSSEKSRIVEWGDEIQGWPETAGKWFSYYETINGKKTLCRTENFFPYHDGMRTLIETRLVNAISDLFNEPACLFKEKVNYKLPNGGAFPPHQDAPAYVTFNQRLHITAMIAIDPMTIENGCLDVVAGRHKEGVIPQDESGNIQPSLVEKMTWQPIECDAGTVMFFNAFAPHRSDKNKTDKARRIFYLTFNAVADGGYKRDAYYTDKRVMFPPEIERVPGRDYSEGAKVYNLATPITNKKTT, encoded by the exons ATGGCGCTAGCTAGAAGGGGATTTCTCCTTGCAAAAG gaTACATCAAAGaaatctcacatggaaatcgaATTAGCAGCGTGAGTAGATGCTTCTCATCAG CCACAACTGCACAACAGCCTTACCAACGACGAGAGCTAGAGCGTCATGAGGTGGACATGTTCGATCGAGATGGCTTCCTAGTCTTAACAGATTTTCTAAATTCATCAGAAAAATCTCGCATAGTGGAGTGGGGAGACGAGATCCAAGGCTGGCCAGAAACTGCTGGTAAATGGTTTTCATATTATGAAACAATCAATGGCAAAAAGACGTTGTGTCGCACCGAGAACTTTTTTCCTTATCACGACGGAATGAGAACATTAATAGAAACCCGTCTGGTCAATGCTATCTCTGACTTATTCAATGAACCGGCTTGTCTGTTCAAGGAGAAAGTTAACTACAAACTCCCAAACGGTGGGGCGTTTCCTCCTCATCAAGATGCTCCGGCTTACGTTACTTTTAATCAACGCCTACATATAACAGCTATGATTGCAATCGACCCCATGACAATAGAAAACGGATGTCTAGATGTAGTTGCTGGTCGTCACAAGGAAGGAGTTATCCCACAAGATGAAAGTGGCAACATTCAACCCAGTCTTGTGGAAAAGATGACATGGCAGCCCATTGAGTGTGATGCAGGAACGGTGATGTTTTTTAATGCTTTCGCGCCTCATAGatcagataaaaataaaacagataAAGCACGCCGCATAttttatcttacatttaatGCTGTTGCTGATGGAGGATACAAGAGAGATGCTTATTACACAGACAAAAGGGTCATGTTCCCTCCAGAGATTGAAAGGGTCCCGGGTAGAGATTATTCAGAGGGTGCAAAGGTATACAATTTAGCCACACCCATAACGAACAAGAAAACAACGTAA
- the LOC130647361 gene encoding 2-aminoethylphosphonate dioxygenase-like isoform X2: protein MALPPAVMALARRGFLLAKGYIKEISHGNRISSVSRCFSSATTAQQPYQRRELERHEVDMFDRDGFLVLTDFLNSSEKSRIVEWGDEIQGWPETAGKWFSYYETINGKKTLCRTENFFPYHDGMRTLIETRLVNAISDLFNEPACLFKEKVNYKLPNGGAFPPHQDAPAYVTFNQRLHITAMIAIDPMTIENGCLDVVAGRHKEGVIPQDESGNIQPSLVEKMTWQPIECDAGTVMFFNAFAPHRSDKNKTDKARRIFYLTFNAVADGGYKRDAYYTDKRVMFPPEIERVPGRDYSEGAKVYNLATPITNKKTT, encoded by the exons cctTACCACCAGCAGTTATGGCGCTAGCTAGAAGGGGATTTCTCCTTGCAAAAG gaTACATCAAAGaaatctcacatggaaatcgaATTAGCAGCGTGAGTAGATGCTTCTCATCAG CCACAACTGCACAACAGCCTTACCAACGACGAGAGCTAGAGCGTCATGAGGTGGACATGTTCGATCGAGATGGCTTCCTAGTCTTAACAGATTTTCTAAATTCATCAGAAAAATCTCGCATAGTGGAGTGGGGAGACGAGATCCAAGGCTGGCCAGAAACTGCTGGTAAATGGTTTTCATATTATGAAACAATCAATGGCAAAAAGACGTTGTGTCGCACCGAGAACTTTTTTCCTTATCACGACGGAATGAGAACATTAATAGAAACCCGTCTGGTCAATGCTATCTCTGACTTATTCAATGAACCGGCTTGTCTGTTCAAGGAGAAAGTTAACTACAAACTCCCAAACGGTGGGGCGTTTCCTCCTCATCAAGATGCTCCGGCTTACGTTACTTTTAATCAACGCCTACATATAACAGCTATGATTGCAATCGACCCCATGACAATAGAAAACGGATGTCTAGATGTAGTTGCTGGTCGTCACAAGGAAGGAGTTATCCCACAAGATGAAAGTGGCAACATTCAACCCAGTCTTGTGGAAAAGATGACATGGCAGCCCATTGAGTGTGATGCAGGAACGGTGATGTTTTTTAATGCTTTCGCGCCTCATAGatcagataaaaataaaacagataAAGCACGCCGCATAttttatcttacatttaatGCTGTTGCTGATGGAGGATACAAGAGAGATGCTTATTACACAGACAAAAGGGTCATGTTCCCTCCAGAGATTGAAAGGGTCCCGGGTAGAGATTATTCAGAGGGTGCAAAGGTATACAATTTAGCCACACCCATAACGAACAAGAAAACAACGTAA